The Sorex araneus isolate mSorAra2 chromosome X, mSorAra2.pri, whole genome shotgun sequence DNA segment CTGCCAAAGCTCTGACAGCCTTGAAGCCCCTCTCTGTTGCCAGAACCACACAGGAAAGTCATTAATTCATTAAAGAAAGGCTCCGTGAACAATTAGAGAGCTTGTTGTTTTTCCATCCGTGGGCTATCAGCATAGAGAATCTCTGAACATTCTCTTTAAGTGATCTGGTATATTGGGACGATGGCAATAAAGACACATATATAGAAACTGACTCTCTCACATGGAGCCACTCTAAGGAGCATGGAAATAAACAACAAAGAACCTTTCAGAGGTGGGAGATTTCAGAAGGCAATTGGCAGTGGTCAGGTTAGGGAAAGGAGACAAAGTGATGCAGGGGACCTGGACTTGGGAGTCCAAGAGAGGCCAGCTGCACATACCCAGAATGAACTCAGTCAAATTCCTCCCCCGCCTTTGTACCTCGGTTTCCTTGCTGTGGAGTGGAGAGGGTACACGTCATGTAGAAGTGGTTGGGGATGACATGAGGCTGACTGCACGTGTACAGCACCCAAAAAAGACTTGAgaatttctgctttgttttgaagAACATCAGAAaaggattgcttttttaaaaagcagttttaaGTGCTATGGTCCCATGGGGAAATAGGAAGGCATCTTTccttggaaaaaggaaaggaaaactattatgaaaaaaataatcaagatcCGGGAGTGAAAAGTAAGGGAAGGAAGCTAGTGTTTCCTTTATAAACATTCACTTTgctgtatattaaaatatttcacgtctatgattttttttagtgGAAGGCCAGAAAAgtgcaagaaataaaagaaaatcaaaatatttcacCCACTGAAAACATCTACATTTCCTAaagcatattttgtttattttttgttgtctgGTTGGTGACTTGGTTGGCTGATATTTTACAGTACAGGAGATTGaagcacatgcaaggaaagtgctggTGAAAACTTTGATAACTGAAGTTATACTATACAATGTATTGTTTCAGATCCTGCCTTTACatctaaatatttcataaaattgtcATTAAAAACTCTTTATAAACATTTACAATTTTAAGTGGAATTTTACAtaaggggaaataaaaatttgaacCATTCCACTTACAATAGACATTTAGGACTGTTTAGACAGTTCAATATGTAAATAGTACTTCCTTGATTATCTTTATGGCAAAAAGATAATGCATTTCAGACAATTTTCTAGAAGTAGAGTTATTGTTCAAAGTTCACACTGAACACAAAACGCTTCCCAAAGAGGATGGAGGATGTCCCCGCATATTACCACCAACCTAAAAGGGTATTATCATTTTCAATGATAATAGTCTCAAATCCTGAGACTATTATCATTGAAAAGAGTGGTTTGGGATTAATTTTACAGTTACCTTATTAAATAGCATTTCCTTGTTCTCTGAGCTGTTTCCTTTTAGCAGATAAAGCTAGGAGGATTTAAAGGAGTCTTCAGATAAAGAAAGTCCTTTCTTTTGTCTgtaatcaacaaatatttattgtgggAATCATTTTTACTACAGTTTTTATCTTTCTCCCTTTGGGGCAGGTTTGTGAGATTCCACTGTTCGGATTTTAGCCATTGGGTAGAGTTTTGGGGTAGGATGTAGCTGGCATTCTGGCTCTGCCAACCAAGCTTTATGAAAAGCAAgctatgagggtttttttttttggttttttggttttttggttttgctttttaggtcacacaagacgatgcacaggggtcactcctggctctgccctcaggaattacccctagcggtgctcaggggaccatatgggatgctgggaatcgaaccactgtccgctgtgtgcaaggcaaatgccctacctgatgtgctatgactccagccgccctctgagttttttttaaatgaattttaattggAAATGTTCGAACTATCAGTCCTTCAATGAACAGGTATCTGTTCTACCTCGTTTATGAAAATGTGAAGATTCTGgctaaaaacagaacaaaggtgcatttttaaagttttcttaattCCACAAAAATCAATATTATAGTTTTTATCTAGTCATGACTGGGTCAGCAGTCTCTGAGTCCCCACCTCTTGACCCCCAATATCGACTTTTCAGTAGGTGAGGACCTTCCTTCCACAAATACCAGGAAAGGGACCCCAGACAAAGGAGGTAAATGTGAATTGTAGAGAAAAGGTCTTCAAACTTGGAGGAACACCTCCAAGCTGGAAGGTTTTATCTGGAAGAAAAACCTGTTTAGGATTCAGTGGATAGAGCCCACCCCTCCGTAGGGtcctggggcggggtgggagtgAGGTACTCCAGACTAGGATCCGGAAAGGAGCGTTTCAAACTCGCACTCCTCTCGCCTGCAGATGCTCGCCATCCCCACCGTCACCCTTGCAGTCGCGCGCCTGCGGTCGCAGTTTCTCCGCCCGACCCCTCCCTCgcctcctgccccacccaggcTGCGCGCCGGCGGGAAAGCACTGCCTGGCGCCCACTGAAAAACCCAGCCCTGTGGCACCGCTCTGGACCAGCAGCTTCCTTCGCCCACTCCATCCCCATCCCGCCCTACATCTTCCACCTTATTTCTATGTGCCAGCGTGCAACGCCCGCATGGCTGAGAGGGATAGTGAAAGATGCTTCACTATCCGACTTGGAATCCCCAGCCCACGCCGCCAGCTTATCCCTGCTTCCCTTTCCGGCACTCGGGGGCCGTGTCCTtcgttcctggctctgtccctacCTCCCAGATCGGCGGCGCTCAGGGAACGCTCAGTAATGATCTGACCACCGAACTCACCGCTGCCGCCTTGCGTAAGGGTCACACCCACGGGATGTTGTGAGAATGAGTGTTTCTTGCTTAATCACTGCGTGATCCTTTGAAAATTCTAATTTGCTAATTTTCTCTTACCATAAAGCACTCTTTTATTACGATTAAAATACTATGGACGAATTGGCCACTTGGGAATATATCTACTTCTTGATCACAAGCTCCCCCTAGAACGATGCCAGCCCAGTCTCTTCTTCAGggaggtttttttctctttctttctttctttctttctttctttctttctttctttctttctttctttctttctttctttctttctttctttctttctttctttctttctttctttctttctttctcttttccttctttttcctgatGGCCGACCCCTGACCCGGTGCTACTCCCCGTGGACGTGCCTAGCTCTGCGGACCAGCGCTCCGAAGAAAGGATCTTAATATCTTGTTTTCTGCGTGCGTTTGCATCTCCTACAAGAGCAGCAAGCAGAAAAGTCAAGTTGTGGACCCACTTTCCAGCATTGCCGCCTACCGGTTGGGTTATTCCAGCAAGTGATTtccccctctctgggcctcagtgttCCCATTTGTCTGGTTCCCGGGTCTCAAGTGCTGTCCACAAGAGCCAGGATGGATGCTATTACATTCAGCCAGGGATGCGTCGGTGGCCCGCGCTTCCAACCTCCCGTAGGCGCATCCTGCTTTCCCAAGTGGAAAAGAAGTGCCACTACTGGTGTCTCCCCAGCTGGAGACTCACAAAGTGACCTGGAAGCAACTGCAGCCGCGTGGGGGCTTCCCATGCTGACCCCAAGGGGGCCGCCAAGGACCCACCCCGGGTTCCTCGCGGCCCGCCAGTCACCCCCttcgctccccaccccgcccccgccgccccgccccgtccgCTCACCCGAGCTGCGCATGCCCAGGCCGCCGCGCGTGTTTTTATAAAAGTCGCTCTCGGGCCAGAAACTTCAGTCCGAAGCTGCGGGAGCAGGTAGCAAAGTGACCTCAAGGACTTGGGTGCTCTGGTGGCCACCGCGGCTGGAAAGCGAGCGGAGACCATGGACGTGTTCGCTGTAAGTCCGTTTTCCGTTgcatttccccaccccccccacccccgccaaaggCTACAAAACACCTGAATTTCGGAGCGCACCCGCAAAATAAGCCGAAAGGAAACTGGACGTGCCCCGGGAAGgagcatagaaaaaaatgttttagtgcGCATGGTTGTAGGGAGGGTAGAATTGGAGTCTTTTGCTCTGGAAGCAAAGGAGTTCGGGTTGGAACGGCCGTttcagggggcgggggtggggtgggcttgtGTGTATTTCCCTCCGGAATCCCGCGGCGCGCGCCGGGCTTGCACGCTGTTTGCAAACATAAGAACATTCGGTTGCGCTAGTGCGAGAGAAAGGGTGCACCGCACCGCAGTCCCGGGACTGAGACCTTGGGTGTCTTTCTTGGAGGAGAGGGAGGTTCTTCGGGGCGAGTTCTGTGATCTGAAACGAGAGGCAGCGCCCCGGGGCTGagttcccagagagagagagcgtccCTGATTAAACTTCAGGCAAAGCACCCTTCTCGCCAGCTGCGCGCGCGTTTGCTAAACTTGCGTAGCCCTCGGCGCTGGGCTCCTAACCTCGGGCAGGGCGGGAAAGGTGGGCAGAACCCTCCGTGCGGCCGGCTCGACGGACCTGAGTGTTGCGTGCAGCTGGGTGGTCGCGGGGAGCCGTCTGAGGCTTTGTGATGGAGGGACACAGCCGCGGGGTCCGCCGGCGGGCAGTGGGTGGCCCCCAGCGTTGGCGTTCAGGGAGGTGGCTAGGTTGCCGAGAGCGCCCAGCGCCGAGGTGCGCGCTGCGGCACTGGGTGTGGATTGTGTGGTTGGTGGGGCACCTGGGCTGCCGGTCGCTTCGCCGACAGACAGGTGCTGACGGGAAGACCGTTTGGCCAATTGCGCCGTTTTAACCGTCGGTGGTTTCCTGAAGCTTTTTGAAACCCTCTTACTACTGAGGCTTTTCGTTTCTCCCCAGCGGCGCGCGATTCAGAGGTGCCGCAGAGGAGCCGCCCAGTCCGTCCCGGCGCCGGCGGGGACCGTGGCTGGCGCGCGGCGGGGCCCACCCCGCGGGCGGCTGCTGGGGCGTGGTGCACAGATGCGCGGGCCCGGGGCCTAGACCACCCGGCCCCCAGCGCGCTCTCTGCCGGGAGGCTTCCAGCTGCAGATCGCGGGGTGCGAGGGAAAGGGGGAGCCACCCCGGAGAGTTAAGGAAATGAAATTTGGCGTGAGGACCGAGGGTGTAGACCCCATGCCTGTACCCCTTCGGGAAAAACGCTGTGTTCCCTAAATTTCGAAGCGCGTCAAGGGTTTGGTAAGCCTCAGCCCGGCCCAAAAGACTCATGcgtccctctccacccccctgtCCAGGAGGGCTAGCCGAGGTCGGAAGGTGCCCACTCAGACActaagcccccaaaccaaacactcTAAACTTGAATGCACCTTTAATGCTCATTCTCTTTACCCTGTACGTGTTGCTTGGAGCATTGAAAGGTTTGTGTTGAGATAAGTGCTCAGAAAACAATGGTTGGTGCTTTTCAAAACAGGGGTGTTGggaaagagataggacagtgggcacggtgcttgccttgccaccAGCCAACGCGTTCAGTCCCAGTGTGGTCCCCACAACCCCTCCTGGACGAccggaataagcccagagcattgctggaggtagcccccaaacaccccaCAAAGAGACTGAGTCTTTGGGACGCTCCCACCTCActattccttcctcccctctctttaattcgccccccaactccccaccacacacactcaggTATACACCAGCACCAGCACAGCCACTCCCATTGCCAGCACCATCACGCTGCCTAAGAGTGccctctgtgttttgttttggtgggtttcccctccacccccaatgcTTTTTTCTTCCCCTCTGGTGGATGAGGCAGAAGAGTTAGCAGAGATGTGACTTTGAACCACTTGGAATCTCAGTGCCCTTTTGTTCTAAACAAAGAATTTTGTAATTGGTTCAACTAAAGAAGGATATAAAGGAAATGCATGGGGGAGGGGCCATGGGAAAGAAGGCTGTTTCTATAACAAGGTTCTATAATAATTCTTCTGTGCCGTCTCCCAGTACTTGGGGTGGCAGTGCTGAGCCAGCTTGAGCTTCTTAAGTTGCTCTTATATACCAGAAGTTTCTTCTGTATCACAGTCATAAGGTTCTTTAtagcagaaactttttaaaaatttcaacttGAAAGTGAATGTGTATTCCCTTGACTCTTTTGCAGATAGATTCCTCAGATAACTACACAGGAGATGATGTGGGCTCTGGCGACTTTGACTTCAACAAGGAACCCTGCTTCAGGGAGGGAAATGTCCATTTCAACCGAATCTTTCTGCCCACTGTCTACTCCATCATCTTCTTGACTGGCATAGTGGGCAATGGGTTGGTCGTCCTGGTCATGGGCTATCAGAAGAAACTGAGAAGCATGACCGACAAGTACAGACTACATTTGTCTGTGGCAGACCTCCTCTTTGTTCTCACACTTCCCTTCTGGGCAGTTGATGCTGTGGCAAATTGGTATTTTGGAAACTTCCTATGCAAAGCAATTCATGTCATCTACACAGTCAATCTGTACAGTAGCGTCCTCATCCTGGCCTTCATCAGTCTGGATCGGTACCTGGCCATCGTCCATGCCACCAACAGTCAGAGGCCAAGGAAGCTGCTGGCCGAGAAGGTGGTCTATGTCGGTGTGTGGATACCTGCTCTTCTGTTAACTATTCCTGACCTCATCTTTGCGGAAGTCCAGGTGGTTGAGGACAGGGTCATGTGTGACCGCTTCTACCCCAGTGACTCCTGGGTAGTGGTGTTCCAGTTTCAGCACATCGTGGTTGGCCTTATCCTGCCAGGTATCGTCATTCTGTCCTGCTATTGCATCATCATCTCCAAGCTGTCACACTCCAAGGGCTACCAGAAGAGAAAGGCCCTCAAGACCACAGTTATCCTCATCCTGGCTTTCTTTGCCTGCTGGCTGCCATACTACATTGGGATCAGCATCGACTCCTTCATCCTTCTGGAAATCATCAATCAAGGATGTGACTTTGAGAACACCGTGCACAAGTGGATTTCCATCACTGAGGCCCTTGCCTTTTTCCACTGTTGCCTGAATCCCATCCTCTATGCATTTCTTGGAGCCAAATTTAAAACCTCTGCCCAGCACGCACTCACATCTGTGAGCAGAGGATCCAGTCTCAAGATCCTCTCCAAGGGAAAGCGGGGCGGACATTCTTCTGTTTCAACCGAATCTGAGTCTTCAAGTTTTCACTCCAGCTAACACTCATGTGAAAGACTTCTACAATAAAGAACTTTTGGTTAAAGTTACATCTTTTTCCAGATAAAAAGGACTGACCAATACTGTAcagtttttttattgttgaattttcttgggtgtttttttttttttagtttttgtgaagtttaattgatttatttatataaaatggtttttcttttgtttatttgtttcatgTATATGAGAGTCTAGGCAGGACCTGTGGCCAAGTTCTTAGTTCCTATATGTCTGGTTGTAGATTGTAGAAAAGGGAACTGAACATTCCAGAGTGTAGTGAATCACTTAAAGCTAGAAATGATCCTCAGCTGTTCGTGCATAAATAATCTCTCCATTCCAGTGGaacatttctttttcctgttcCTAAGATGTTTGGTTACACTATCTGAGTTTTGCAATAGAAAATGGCACTTATAACCAAAGCCTGAAAAGGTGTAGGAATGCTGGTTTTTCGGTTTTCAGGAGTGGATTGATTTCAGCACCAACAATGTGTACAGTCTTGTATTAAGTTGTTAATAAAAGTGTGTGTTAAACTTTCTTAGTGATGTGTTCTCTCTTCTGTTGACATTCCTTTGACtagcataaataaaaaatatttagaatatgttTATGCTATGCCGGGTACTGCCCTAACACTTAAGACAGCTTTGTGATAGGCTCTTGATTCTGTTAACTAAAGTGACTTGGCTAATGGCATTGAAGAAGGGCAAAAACataattaaagaagaaaagtatgcaaagtcatgttttatattttactcaTCCCTTTCATGTAATACAGGTTTGTGCTGTGCCAAGAGTTGAGAGCTTTTCTCCTGTGAACACTT contains these protein-coding regions:
- the CXCR4 gene encoding C-X-C chemokine receptor type 4 translates to MDVFAIDSSDNYTGDDVGSGDFDFNKEPCFREGNVHFNRIFLPTVYSIIFLTGIVGNGLVVLVMGYQKKLRSMTDKYRLHLSVADLLFVLTLPFWAVDAVANWYFGNFLCKAIHVIYTVNLYSSVLILAFISLDRYLAIVHATNSQRPRKLLAEKVVYVGVWIPALLLTIPDLIFAEVQVVEDRVMCDRFYPSDSWVVVFQFQHIVVGLILPGIVILSCYCIIISKLSHSKGYQKRKALKTTVILILAFFACWLPYYIGISIDSFILLEIINQGCDFENTVHKWISITEALAFFHCCLNPILYAFLGAKFKTSAQHALTSVSRGSSLKILSKGKRGGHSSVSTESESSSFHSS